The Amycolatopsis sp. 195334CR genome window below encodes:
- a CDS encoding MFS transporter: MLTEDLRQRLLTRPMALVLVLAFGAFCGFYLLLSVVPLYASASGVVSAGLSTGALMLATVAIEPAVPRLAARLGYRAVLALGVVLLGAPAFALTLSPAMPLVLAVALARGAGLGIVVVVAVALVAELAAPERRGEALGLYGIAVGVPPIAALPLGVWLSAEIGYGPLFVAGALLPLVTLPAVLGLPSRRPPVPSRSDSGPAGLLRPTLIFGATTFAAGVFVTFLPLAVPPEARPVAAVALLVQSAVTPLARWVAGRFGDRFGSGRLLIPSVLLAAIGTAATVVLDRPVAVIAGMAVFGVGFGMAQNVTLAVMFDRVPEAAFGRVSVLWNIAYDAGLGAGAVGFGLVVGGTGYPVAFAATAALLFAALLPAWRDQRKGQLR, translated from the coding sequence GTGCTCACCGAAGATCTCCGGCAACGACTGCTGACCCGGCCGATGGCCCTGGTGCTGGTACTCGCGTTCGGCGCGTTCTGCGGCTTCTACCTGCTGCTTTCCGTGGTCCCGCTGTACGCGTCGGCGTCCGGGGTGGTCAGCGCGGGGTTGTCCACCGGCGCGTTGATGCTGGCCACCGTCGCGATCGAGCCCGCGGTCCCGCGACTGGCGGCCCGGCTCGGGTACCGCGCGGTGCTGGCGCTCGGCGTGGTCCTGCTCGGCGCGCCCGCGTTCGCGTTGACCCTCTCCCCCGCGATGCCGTTGGTGCTGGCGGTCGCGCTGGCCCGAGGTGCCGGGCTCGGCATCGTCGTGGTGGTGGCGGTCGCGCTGGTCGCCGAACTCGCCGCGCCGGAACGCCGTGGCGAAGCGCTGGGCCTGTACGGGATCGCGGTCGGTGTGCCGCCGATCGCGGCACTGCCGCTAGGAGTGTGGTTGAGCGCCGAAATCGGGTACGGACCGCTGTTCGTGGCCGGTGCCCTGCTGCCGCTGGTGACCTTGCCCGCCGTGCTCGGGCTGCCGTCGCGGCGTCCTCCGGTGCCGTCGCGGTCGGACTCCGGACCGGCCGGTCTGCTGCGGCCGACGCTGATCTTCGGCGCGACCACCTTCGCCGCCGGGGTCTTCGTGACCTTCCTGCCGCTGGCTGTCCCGCCGGAAGCGCGGCCGGTGGCGGCGGTCGCGCTGCTGGTCCAGTCGGCCGTGACACCGCTCGCGCGCTGGGTGGCCGGGCGGTTCGGCGACCGGTTCGGGTCGGGGCGGCTGCTGATCCCGTCCGTGCTCCTCGCCGCGATCGGAACCGCCGCGACGGTGGTGCTCGACCGCCCGGTGGCGGTGATCGCGGGCATGGCGGTGTTCGGCGTCGGCTTCGGCATGGCGCAGAACGTGACGCTGGCGGTGATGTTCGACCGCGTGCCGGAAGCGGCGTTCGGGCGGGTCAGCGTGCTGTGGAACATCGCCTACGACGCCGGTCTCGGGGCAGGCGCGGTCGGGTTCGGCCTGGTCGTCGGCGGGACCGGCTACCCGGTGGCGTTCGCGGCGACGGCCGCCCTGCTCTTCGCCGCGCTGCTCCCGGCGTGGCGTGACCAACGGAAAGGGCAACTCCGATGA
- a CDS encoding M20/M25/M40 family metallo-hydrolase, giving the protein MIPELEALIRIPSVSGEAVALRRSAELTARLFRSTGAPEVEVLDEVGAPAVLARYPAPPGKPTVLLYAHHDVQPAGSGWSSPPFEPVRRGDRLYGRGSADDKSAIAAHLAALRAFDGKPPVGVTVLVEGEEEIGSPTLAAFIERYRDKLAADVIVLADAENFDVGVPAFTTSLRGLAACVVEIRTMERGAHSGTYGGAAPDALTALCRLLATLHDESGEVAVAGLIGGKAPAVDYPEDRFRVEAGLLDGVPLLGTGPLAERIWARPSASVLAIDAPPVDGASNTLQPVARAKVSLRLAPGDNAVRARAALARHLRTHAPWAVRVHVEEGEVAEPYSGAACLDAARRAYAKAYGTEVVEIGGGGSIPFVAAFAGAFPDAAILITSAGGDPACRAHAADENLHLGDFARACEAEALLLAELSAPRARSW; this is encoded by the coding sequence ATGATCCCCGAGCTGGAAGCGCTGATCCGCATTCCGTCGGTGAGCGGTGAAGCCGTCGCGCTGCGCCGGTCGGCCGAGCTGACCGCGCGGTTGTTCCGCTCGACCGGCGCGCCCGAGGTGGAGGTCCTCGACGAGGTCGGCGCGCCGGCGGTGCTGGCGAGATATCCGGCGCCACCGGGCAAGCCGACCGTTCTGCTGTACGCGCACCACGACGTGCAGCCGGCCGGGAGCGGCTGGTCCAGCCCGCCGTTCGAGCCGGTCCGGCGCGGGGATCGCTTGTACGGCAGGGGTTCGGCGGATGACAAGTCGGCGATCGCGGCCCACCTCGCCGCGTTGCGCGCGTTCGACGGCAAGCCACCGGTGGGCGTGACGGTGCTGGTCGAAGGTGAGGAGGAGATCGGCTCGCCGACGCTCGCGGCGTTCATCGAGCGGTACCGCGACAAGCTCGCGGCCGACGTGATCGTGCTGGCCGACGCCGAGAACTTCGACGTCGGCGTGCCCGCGTTCACGACCTCCCTGCGTGGCCTCGCGGCGTGCGTGGTGGAAATCCGGACGATGGAACGGGGAGCGCATTCCGGGACCTACGGCGGTGCGGCACCGGACGCGCTGACCGCCCTGTGCCGCCTGCTCGCGACGCTGCACGACGAGTCGGGCGAAGTCGCGGTCGCGGGCCTGATCGGCGGGAAAGCACCCGCGGTCGATTACCCCGAGGACCGGTTCCGCGTGGAGGCCGGCCTGCTCGACGGCGTGCCGTTGCTGGGCACCGGCCCGCTCGCCGAACGGATCTGGGCACGCCCTTCGGCGAGTGTGCTGGCGATCGACGCCCCACCGGTCGATGGGGCATCGAACACGTTGCAGCCGGTGGCCCGCGCGAAGGTGAGCCTGCGCCTGGCCCCCGGCGACAACGCGGTGCGCGCGCGGGCGGCGCTCGCGCGGCACCTGCGGACGCACGCGCCCTGGGCCGTGCGGGTGCACGTCGAAGAGGGCGAGGTCGCCGAGCCGTACTCGGGCGCGGCCTGCCTGGACGCGGCTCGGCGGGCCTACGCCAAGGCGTACGGCACCGAGGTGGTGGAGATCGGCGGCGGTGGCTCGATCCCGTTCGTCGCCGCGTTCGCCGGGGCGTTCCCCGACGCGGCGATCCTGATCACCAGCGCGGGCGGCGACCCGGCCTGCCGCGCGCACGCCGCCGACGAGAACCTGCACCTCGGCGACTTCGCGCGCGCGTGCGAAGCGGAAGCCCTGCTGCTGGCCGAGCTCAGTGCACCTCGCGCCAGGAGTTGGTGA
- a CDS encoding NAD+ synthase, which translates to MPQLRLALAQVNPTVGDLAGNADQTVEWTRKAVEAGAHVVVFPEMSLTGYPVEDLSLRKTFAEASRAKVDEVARRLDDAGCGEVLVYVGYLDLDDAGPRDAAAALYRGEVVARQFKHHLPNYGVFDEHRYFKPGTTLDVVRYHGIDIGMVICEDIWQDGGPIAALGKAGVDLVVAPNASPYERSKDDIRLPLIARRAAEAGAPLVYTNQVGGQDDLVFDGDSIVVAADGRLLARAPQFTEHLLVLDMDIDAGGHAADGELAGLHVNRRVLSAEPLPAYEPLAEPPVSEPLSEEAEVWSALVVGLRDYVQKNGFRSVTFGFSGGIDSAVVAALAADALGGDAVHGVSMPSKYSSEHSRSDAAELARRIGAHFRVEPVEDMVKIYVDQLKLTGLAEENIQARTRGMLLMALSNLDGHLVLATGNKTELAVGYSTIYGDAVGGFAPIKDVFKTHVWQLARWRNAEAEKRGETPPIPENSISKPPSAELRPDQLDSDSLPDYALLDDILDDYVEGDRGFADLLAAGFDPEVIDRVVRMVDKAEYKRRQYPPGTKITFKAFGRDRRLPITNSWREVH; encoded by the coding sequence ATGCCGCAACTGCGCCTCGCGTTGGCCCAGGTCAACCCCACTGTCGGGGACCTCGCCGGAAACGCCGACCAGACCGTCGAGTGGACGCGCAAGGCCGTCGAGGCCGGCGCGCACGTGGTGGTCTTCCCCGAAATGTCGCTGACCGGGTACCCGGTCGAGGACCTGTCCCTGCGCAAGACGTTCGCCGAGGCGTCCCGCGCGAAGGTGGACGAGGTGGCCAGGCGGCTCGACGACGCGGGCTGCGGGGAGGTGCTGGTCTACGTCGGCTACCTGGACCTCGACGACGCCGGGCCGCGGGACGCCGCGGCCGCCCTGTACCGGGGTGAGGTGGTGGCCAGGCAGTTCAAGCACCACCTGCCCAACTACGGCGTGTTCGACGAGCACCGCTACTTCAAGCCCGGCACCACGCTCGACGTGGTCCGGTACCACGGCATCGACATCGGCATGGTGATCTGCGAGGACATCTGGCAGGACGGCGGCCCGATCGCCGCGCTCGGCAAGGCCGGGGTGGACCTCGTGGTGGCGCCGAACGCTTCGCCGTACGAACGGTCCAAGGACGACATCCGGCTGCCGCTGATCGCGCGCCGCGCGGCCGAGGCCGGGGCGCCGCTGGTTTACACGAACCAGGTCGGCGGCCAGGACGACCTGGTCTTCGACGGTGACTCCATCGTGGTCGCCGCGGACGGCAGGCTGCTGGCCAGGGCGCCCCAGTTCACCGAGCACCTGCTCGTGCTGGACATGGACATCGACGCGGGCGGCCACGCCGCCGACGGCGAGCTGGCCGGGCTGCACGTCAACCGCCGCGTGCTCTCCGCCGAGCCGCTGCCCGCCTACGAACCGCTCGCCGAGCCGCCGGTCAGCGAACCGCTCTCGGAGGAGGCGGAGGTGTGGTCGGCGCTGGTCGTCGGCCTGCGCGACTACGTGCAGAAGAACGGCTTCCGCTCGGTCACCTTCGGCTTCTCCGGCGGTATCGACTCGGCCGTGGTGGCCGCGCTGGCCGCCGACGCGCTCGGTGGTGACGCGGTGCACGGCGTCTCGATGCCGTCCAAGTACTCCTCGGAACATTCCCGTTCGGACGCCGCCGAGCTGGCCCGCCGGATCGGCGCGCACTTCCGGGTCGAACCGGTCGAGGACATGGTCAAGATCTACGTCGACCAGCTCAAGCTGACCGGGCTCGCGGAGGAGAACATCCAGGCCCGCACCCGCGGCATGCTGCTGATGGCACTGTCCAACTTGGACGGTCACCTGGTGCTGGCCACCGGCAACAAGACCGAGCTGGCGGTGGGCTACTCGACCATCTACGGCGACGCGGTCGGCGGTTTCGCGCCGATCAAGGACGTGTTCAAGACGCATGTGTGGCAGCTGGCCCGCTGGCGCAACGCCGAAGCCGAGAAGCGCGGCGAGACCCCGCCGATCCCGGAGAACTCGATCAGCAAACCGCCGTCCGCCGAACTGCGCCCCGACCAGCTCGACTCGGACTCGCTGCCGGACTACGCGCTGCTCGACGACATCCTCGACGACTACGTGGAGGGCGACCGCGGGTTCGCCGACCTGCTCGCCGCCGGGTTCGACCCCGAGGTGATCGACCGGGTGGTCCGCATGGTCGACAAGGCCGAGTACAAGCGCCGCCAGTACCCGCCGGGCACGAAGATCACCTTCAAGGCCTTCGGCCGCGACCGCCGCCTCCCGATCACCAACTCCTGGCGCGAGGTGCACTGA
- a CDS encoding maleylpyruvate isomerase family mycothiol-dependent enzyme: MNREQYRVELEHYGTALAAAATDLSRPVPSCPDWTVGDLVWHTSEVFYFWRLQLSGLLTGPDHYQEPERPGDDEVLDRYADNLRHLLEAVRRAEPEKPVWTWSEDRTAGFVQRRMAHEAAVHAWDALLAAGRDEPIGRELAVDGIDEFLTHFLPSSLAGELGGTVHLHATDGPGEWSIAHDGEGWRVSHAHTKATVAARGTASDLLLVLWRRREVSAVETFGDTAVLDRLLKSAETA; this comes from the coding sequence ATGAACCGAGAGCAGTACCGCGTCGAGCTGGAGCACTACGGGACCGCGCTGGCCGCCGCGGCCACCGACCTGAGCAGGCCGGTGCCCAGTTGTCCGGACTGGACGGTGGGGGATCTGGTCTGGCACACCAGCGAGGTCTTCTACTTCTGGCGGCTGCAGTTGAGCGGGCTGCTGACCGGGCCCGACCACTACCAGGAACCGGAGCGGCCGGGCGACGACGAGGTGCTCGACCGGTACGCGGACAACCTCCGGCACCTGCTCGAAGCCGTCCGGCGGGCGGAGCCGGAGAAGCCGGTGTGGACCTGGTCGGAGGACCGGACGGCGGGGTTCGTCCAGCGCCGGATGGCGCACGAAGCCGCTGTTCACGCGTGGGACGCCTTGCTCGCCGCAGGTCGCGACGAGCCGATCGGGCGGGAGCTGGCGGTCGACGGGATCGACGAGTTCCTGACGCACTTCCTGCCCTCGTCGCTGGCTGGGGAGCTGGGTGGCACGGTGCACTTGCACGCGACGGACGGTCCCGGTGAGTGGTCGATCGCGCACGACGGGGAGGGTTGGCGGGTCTCGCACGCGCACACGAAGGCCACGGTGGCGGCGCGGGGGACGGCGTCGGACCTGCTGCTGGTGCTGTGGCGGCGTCGCGAGGTCAGCGCGGTGGAGACGTTCGGTGACACGGCGGTGCTGGATCGCCTGCTGAAGTCCGCCGAAACTGCATGA
- a CDS encoding GNAT family N-acetyltransferase, with amino-acid sequence MTKFHAIHTERLILRPLRQDDRADVVEIQSAPETNQYNNDPPDAEQAGKQFEYWLSHWAEHGYGYFAVVEAATGEVVGVGGVQSKEMHDEKLLNLYYRFRASSWGKGYATEMAEAAVEWAEREVPERPVVISVALINKPSRRVAEKLGFTPYREEDYQGQRSTHYRR; translated from the coding sequence GTGACCAAGTTCCACGCCATCCACACCGAGCGCCTCATCCTGCGCCCGTTGCGCCAGGACGACCGGGCTGACGTCGTCGAGATCCAGTCCGCGCCCGAGACGAACCAGTACAACAACGACCCGCCCGACGCGGAGCAGGCGGGTAAGCAGTTCGAGTACTGGCTCTCGCACTGGGCTGAGCACGGGTACGGCTACTTCGCCGTGGTCGAGGCCGCGACGGGTGAGGTCGTCGGGGTGGGCGGCGTGCAGTCGAAGGAGATGCACGACGAGAAGTTGCTGAATTTGTACTACCGCTTCCGCGCGTCCAGCTGGGGTAAGGGCTATGCGACCGAGATGGCCGAGGCCGCGGTCGAGTGGGCGGAGCGGGAGGTGCCCGAGCGTCCCGTGGTGATCTCGGTGGCGCTGATCAACAAGCCGTCGCGGCGGGTGGCGGAGAAGCTGGGCTTCACGCCTTATCGAGAGGAGGACTACCAAGGACAGCGGTCGACCCATTACCGCCGTTGA
- a CDS encoding helix-turn-helix transcriptional regulator → MSSTGQPDAMLFGDYDLPSGTWLDWHVHEDHHQLAWAARGVVAVNVGSAHWVLPPARALWIPAGTVHRTGSAGNAVLRGIFMDASQSPVAWPEPRLVRVRPLLRELLEHLTAGALAADARAADALSDEARRRAEAVAFDLLEPVPVTPISVPMPRDARARRVADALIADPADDRTLEHFGRYVGASDRTLARLFVEETRLSFGRWRTQVRLRASLPLLADGRPLARVAECVGYSSPSAFVAAFRRAVGVPPGRYFG, encoded by the coding sequence ATGTCGTCAACCGGACAACCCGACGCGATGCTGTTCGGCGACTACGACCTGCCGTCGGGCACCTGGCTCGACTGGCACGTCCACGAGGACCACCACCAACTCGCGTGGGCGGCGCGCGGGGTGGTCGCGGTCAACGTCGGGTCGGCGCACTGGGTGCTGCCGCCCGCGCGGGCGCTGTGGATCCCGGCGGGCACGGTCCACCGCACCGGCTCGGCGGGGAACGCGGTGCTGCGGGGGATCTTCATGGACGCGTCGCAGTCGCCGGTCGCGTGGCCGGAGCCCCGGCTGGTGCGCGTGCGCCCGCTGCTGCGCGAACTGCTCGAGCACCTCACCGCTGGCGCCCTCGCCGCTGACGCCCGCGCCGCTGACGCCCTCTCCGACGAGGCCCGGCGTCGCGCCGAAGCCGTGGCTTTCGACCTGCTCGAGCCCGTGCCGGTGACCCCCATCAGTGTCCCGATGCCCAGGGATGCCCGAGCCCGCCGAGTCGCCGACGCCCTGATCGCCGACCCCGCCGACGACCGGACACTCGAACACTTCGGGCGGTATGTGGGTGCCAGCGATCGCACGCTCGCGCGCCTGTTCGTCGAGGAAACGCGCCTCAGCTTCGGCCGATGGCGCACCCAGGTCCGGCTGCGCGCTTCGCTCCCTCTGCTGGCCGACGGCCGCCCGCTCGCGCGGGTCGCCGAGTGCGTGGGTTACTCCTCGCCCAGCGCCTTCGTCGCCGCCTTCCGACGGGCGGTGGGCGTCCCTCCAGGCCGCTACTTCGGCTGA
- a CDS encoding class I SAM-dependent methyltransferase, with the protein MAMNWYHRKLCSSEKWAKHVEDQLLPWSLDGVDLGDNALEIGPGYGANLRVLVDQVPNLTALEIDGQLAGDLQRDHGTRAKVVHGDGTAMPLPDKEYSSVVCFTMLHHVPTAAQQDRLFAEAFRVLRPGGVFAGSDGIHGLLFRLIHLGDTYNPIPHDSFPRRLAAAGFEGIEVTKPDGRRQRWRAVKP; encoded by the coding sequence ATGGCGATGAACTGGTACCACCGGAAGCTCTGCAGCTCCGAGAAGTGGGCGAAGCACGTCGAGGACCAGCTCCTGCCGTGGTCGCTCGACGGCGTGGACCTCGGCGACAACGCGCTGGAGATCGGCCCCGGTTACGGCGCGAACCTGCGGGTGCTGGTGGACCAGGTGCCGAACCTGACCGCGCTCGAGATCGACGGGCAGCTGGCCGGCGACCTCCAGCGCGACCACGGCACCCGCGCCAAGGTCGTCCACGGGGACGGCACCGCGATGCCGTTGCCGGACAAGGAATACAGCTCGGTGGTCTGCTTCACCATGCTCCACCACGTACCGACCGCCGCCCAGCAGGACCGCCTGTTCGCCGAGGCGTTCCGCGTGCTGCGGCCGGGCGGGGTGTTCGCCGGGAGCGACGGCATCCACGGACTGCTGTTCCGCCTGATCCACCTCGGGGACACCTACAACCCGATCCCCCACGACTCGTTCCCCCGCCGGCTCGCCGCGGCGGGCTTCGAGGGGATCGAGGTCACCAAACCGGACGGGCGGCGGCAGCGCTGGCGCGCGGTCAAGCCCTAG